One window of the Pieris brassicae chromosome Z, ilPieBrab1.1, whole genome shotgun sequence genome contains the following:
- the LOC123718793 gene encoding mucin-2-like isoform X3, with protein sequence MSTFREDMRLLILLLLGTAWADVLPNGCPRDFSVHHLLRHEDCKKFYSCSNGVPIEMSCAPGTAFDFDLQKCIEDTSGCAKNDHNFIDSGGTCIPTAHETDCTKYYSCEKGVHVLTSCDPGYRFNTETGKCDVSSKVTCKHIKKRSIQTRCPNDVRIQMNIPHESDCDKYYRCFHGNRILMSCFNGAHYNPKTQSCDTPENAGCVDEEIIEDCPANTFIPIFLPHDTDCSKYYRCFRGNKQVQRCGHGQHFNAKTQLCDTIANAGCEKESNPPNECLKDGMLLSHEQCDKYFQCVHGNKILMPCPTGMHFSFKLQRCDWPKIAKCEPTQTPTTTTTTTTTTTTPKPESTPTPGYFPNGCPIDYRIEQLLPHPDCTKFYQCVHGFKQEMPCPGGTHFSFALQRCDWPSIAKCVPGITTTTRRPITTRRPTTTTRRSTTITTTKSPISTPRPGYFPNGCPVDYRIEQLLPHPDCTKFYQCVHGFKQEMPCPGGTHFSYELQRCDWPHIANCKPGASTSSPTTTPSTTPSTTTSTLRPTITTPSVTTSKPEYLPNGCPKDFSVHLLLPHEYDCTKFYHCNFGEKVERQCNSNLYFDPILQVCNWPSAVDCKPSTPPQSTTIKDLETTTTEVTSSVATTPDTTISPEVSTVGPTTPEATTPEATTAEDTTLEPTTPEATTPEATTAEDTTLEPTTTEATTPEATTPEATTAEDTTLEPTTPEASTPEATTAEDTTLEPTTTEATTPEATTPEATTAEDTTLEPTTPEATTPEATTAEDTTLEPTTPEASTPEATTAEDTTLEPTTPEATTPEATTAEDTTLEPTTPEATTPEATTAEDTTLEPTTPEATTPEATTPEATTAEDTTLEPTMPEATTPEATTPEATTPETSTPEASTPEGTTPEATTPEATTAEDTTLEPTTPEATTPETTTAEDTTLEPTTPEATTPEATTTEDTTLEPTTPEASTPEATTAEDTTLESTTPEASTPEATTAEDTTLEPTTPEATTPEATTPEATTAEDTTLEPTTPEATTPEATTAEDTTLEPTTTEATTPEATTAEDTTLEPTTPEATTAEDTTLEPTTPEATTPEATTAEDTTLEPTTPEATTPEATTAEDITLEPTTPEATTPEATTAEDTTLEPTTPEATTPEATTAEDTTLEPTTPEATTPEATTPEATTAEDTTLEPTTPEATTPEATTPEATTAEDTTLEPTTPEATTPEATTAEDTTLEPTTPEATTPEATTPEATTAEDTTLEPTTPEATTAEDTTLEPTTPEATTPETTTAEDTTLEPTTPEATTPEATTTEDTTLEPTTPEASTPEATTAEDITLEPTTPEATTPEATTAEDTTLEPTTPEATTPEATTAEDTTLEPTTPEATTPEATTPEATTAEDTTLEPTTPEATTPEATTAEDTTLEPTTPEATTPEATTPEATTPETSTPEASTPEATTPEATTAEDTTLEPTTPEATTPETTTAENTTLEPTTPEATTPEATTTEDTTLEPTTPEATTPEATTAEDITLEPTTPEATTPEATTAEDTTLEPTTPEATTPEATTAEDTTLEPTTPEETTPEATTAEDTTLEPTTPEATTPEATTAEDTTLEPTTPEATTPEATTPEATTAENTTLEPTTPEATTPEATTAEDTTLEPTTPEATTPEATTPEATTAEDTTLEPTTTEATAPEATTPEATTAEDTTLEPTTPEATTPEATTAEDTTLEPTTPEASTPEATTAEDTTLEPTTPEATTPEATTPEATTAEDTTLEPTTPEATTPEATTAEDTTLEPTTPEATTPEATTPEATTAEDTTLEPTTPEATTPEATTAEDTTLEPTTPEATTPEATTPEATTAEDTTLEPTTPEATTPEATTAEDTTLEPTTPEATTPEATTPEATTAEDTTLEPTTTEATAPEATTPEATTAEDTTLEPTTPEATTPEATTAEDTTLEPTTPEATTPEATTPEATTAEDTTLEPTTPEATTAEDTTLEPTTPEATTPEATTAEDTTLEPTTPEATTPEATTPEATTAEDTTLEPTTTEATAPEATTPEATTAEDTTLEPTTTEATAPEATTPEATTAEDTTLEPTTPEATTPEATTAEDTTLEPTTPEATTPEATTAEDTTLEPTTPEATTPEATTAEDTTLEPTTPEASTPSTPSTPAPICPPGVFGNVPHPVLCDYYYNCIGGMEVLLRCLEGFEYDHSIRGCSRISENGCFARKNVTTTIDYNTDTTTDYQLIDTTTEYIESTTYRENICPPGFSGNLPHSTICSHYYLCEEGEAILKNCAKGFEYDAEIMDCVPISETGCYAQQGLTTTTDNNRLPELSTYKNDEEDYICPPMFSGNIEHPTLCDSYYTCFAGMEFLMNCSHGFEFDPVVKNCVRISKTGCFATRYNLTSSTTTTTTPTITTTENNKDKPICPPNFSGNVPHETKCDSYYTCFSGSEFLMQCPNGFEFDSNTKDCVRISETGCFAQQRLATTTDNNRLPELSTYKNDEEDYICPPMFSGNIKHPSLCDSYYTCFAGMEFLMNCTHGFEFDPVVKDCVRISETGCFAQQGLATTTDNNKLPELSTYKNDEEDYICPPMFSGNIEHPSLCDSYYTCFAGMEFLMNCSHGFEFDPAVKNCVRISNTGCFATRYNLTTTTTTTTTTTPSTTTPENNKVKPICPPAFSGNIPHRTKCDYYYTCFSGSEFLMQCPKEFEFDPNTKDCVRISEAGCFAHQDLTTTTDNNRLPELSTYKNDEEDYICPPTFSGNIEHPTLCDSYYTCFAGMEFLMNCSHGFEFDPVVENCVRVSKTGCFATRYNLTTTTTTSTTTEHNKVTPICPPAFSGNIPHRTKCDYYYTCFSGSEFLMQCPNGFEFDPTTNECVRVTPSGCFARQNDPENICAPGKSGHVPHPELCDTFYLCAMGEPLRLHCSRGFEFSAENGQCVAISDDGCFAKVKQSKQMPICSPAKSGNIPHQTRCDSYYHCEDGEATEVFCKEGLEFDPETKQCALISENGCTARK encoded by the exons AGTTGTGACACGCCGGAGAATGCTGGTTGCGTTGACGAGGAAATTATCGAGGACTGTCCAGCTAACACCTTTATCCCAATATTTTTACCTCATGATACTGACTGTAGCAAGTATTATAGATGCTTTAGGGGTAACAAACAAGTCCAAAGGTGTGGTCATGGTCAGCATTTTAATGCGAAAACCCAG CTCTGCGATACAATAGCAAACGCTGGCTGCGAAAAGGAATCGAACCCGCCAAATGAGTGCCTTAAGGATGGAATGTTGCTATCACATGAGCAGtgtgataaatattttcaatgtgTTCAcgggaataaaatattaatgccGTGTCCAACTGGGATGCACTTTAGTTTCAAGTTACAG CGATGTGATTGGCCAAAAATAGCGAAATGTGAGCCAACACAAACACCAACAACAACAACGactacaacaacaacaacaacgaCACCGAAACCGGAATCAACACCCACACCGGGATACTTTCCTAACGGATGTCCTATAGACTATAGAATTGAACAGTTGTTACCACATCCGGATTGTACGAAATTTTATCAGTGCGTGCATGGTTTTAAACAAGAAATGCCTTGTCCAGGAGGAACGCACTTCAGTTTTGCTTTGcag AGATGTGATTGGCCTAGTATAGCAAAGTGTGTTCCGGGTATAACAACTACAACTCGACGCCCAATAACAACTCGTCGACCAACAACAACTACTCGTCGATCGACAACAATTACAACGACCAAATCACCTATTAGTACCCCAAGGCCTGGATATTTTCCCAATGGATGTCCAGTAGACTACAGAATCGAACAATTGTTACCACATCCTGACTGCACTAAATTCTATCAGTGCGTGCATGGCTTTAAACAAGAAATGCCATGTCCGGGAGGAACACACTTCAGTTATGAACTGCAG AGATGCGATTGGCCACATATTGCTAATTGTAAGCCTGGAGCTTCAACTTCTTCCCCAACAACAACACCTTCTACAACACCCAGTACAACAACATCAACACTAAGACCAACAATAACAACGCCCAGCGTAACAACGTCAAAGCCAGAATATTTACCAAATGGTTGTCCTAAGGACTTTTCGGTCCATTTGTTGCTACCACATGAGTACGATTGCACGAAATTCTATCATTGCAATTTTGGGGAGAAGGTTGAGCGGCAATGTAATTCGAATTTATACTTCGATCCAATTTTGCAG GTATGTAACTGGCCGTCAGCAGTTGATTGCAAGCCAAGCACGCCTCCTCAAAGTACAACTATAAAAGATCTCGAAACAACAACCACTGAGGTAACCTCTTCAGTTGCTACCACTCCTGATACCACAATAAGTCCAGAAGTGTCTACAGTAGGGCCAACTACGCCTGAAGCAACTACACCAGAGGCAACCACGGCCGAAGACACAACATTAGAGCCTACTACGCCTGAGGCAACAACACCTGAGGCTACCACGGCTGAAGACACAACATTGGAGCCAACTACGACTGAAGCAACAACACCAGAGGCTACTACACCAGAGGCTACCACGGCTGAAGACACAACATTAGAGCCAACTACGCCTGAGGCATCAACACCAGAGGCTACCACAGCTGAAGACACAACATTGGAGCCAACTACGACTGAAGCAACAACACCAGAGGCTACTACACCAGAGGCTACCACGGCTGAAGACACAACATTAGAGCCAACTACGCCTGAAGCAACAACACCAGAAGCTACCACGGCTGAAGACACAACATTAGAGCCAACTACGCCTGAGGCATCAACACCAGAGGCTACCACAGCTGAAGACACAACATTAGAGCCAACTACGCCTGAGGCAACAACACCAGAAGCTACTACAGCTGAAGACACAACATTAGAGCCAACTACGCCTGAAGCAACTACACCAGAG GCTACCACGGCTGAAGACACAACATTAGAGCCAACTACGCCTGAGGCAACAACACCTGAGGCTACTACACCAGAGGCTACCACGGCTGAAGACACAACATTAGAGCCAACTATGCCTGAGGCAACAACACCTGAGGCTACTACACCAGAGGCTACTACACCAGAGACCAGTACACCAGAGGCTAGTACACCAGAGGGTACTACACCAGAGGCTACTACACCAGAGGCTACCACGGCTGAAGACACAACATTAGAGCCAACTACGCCTGAAGCAACTACACCAGAGACTACCACGGCTGAAGACACAACATTAGAGCCAACTACGCCTGAGGCAACAACACCAGAAGCTACTACAACTGAAGACACAACATTAGAGCCAACTACGCCTGAAGCATCTACACCAGAGGCTACCACGGCTGAAGACACAACATTAGAGTCAACTACGCCTGAGGCATCAACACCAGAGGCTACCACGGCTGAAGACACAACATTAGAGCCTACTACGCCTGAGGCAACAACACCTGAGGCTACTACACCAGAGGCTACCACGGCTGAAGACACAACATTAGAGCCAACTACACCAGAGGCTACTACACCAGAGGCTACCACGGCTGAAGACACAACATTGGAGCCAACTACGACTGAAGCAACAACACCAGAG GCTACCACGGCTGAAGACACAACATTAGAGCCAACTACACCAGAG GCTACCACGGCTGAAGACACAACATTAGAGCCAACTACGCCTGAAGCAACAACACCAGAAGCTACCACGGCTGAAGACACAACATTAGAGCCAACTACGCCTGAGGCAACAACACCAGAAGCTACTACAGCTGAAGATATAACATTAGAGCCAACTACGCCTGAGGCAACAACACCAGAAGCTACTACAGCTGAAGACACAACATTAGAGCCAACTACGCCTGAAGCAACTACACCAGAG GCTACCACGGCTGAAGACACAACATTAGAGCCAACTACGCCTGAGGCAACAACACCTGAGGCTACTACACCAGAGGCTACCACGGCTGAAGACACAACATTAGAGCCAACTACGCCTGAGGCAACAACACCTGAAGCAACTACACCAGAGGCCACCACGGCTGAAGACACAACATTAGAGCCAACTACGCCTGAAGCAACTACACCAGAGGCTACTACGGCTGAAGACACAACATTAGAGCCAACTACGCCTGAGGCAACAACACCTGAGGCTACTACACCAGAGGCTACCACGGCTGAAGACACAACATTAGAGCCAACTACACCAGAG GCTACCACGGCTGAAGACACAACATTAGAGCCAACTACGCCTGAAGCAACTACACCAGAGACTACCACGGCTGAAGACACAACATTAGAGCCAACTACGCCTGAGGCAACAACACCAGAAGCTACTACAACTGAAGACACAACATTAGAGCCAACTACGCCTGAAGCATCTACACCAGAGGCTACCACGGCTGAAGACATAACATTAGAGCCAACTACGCCTGAGGCAACAACACCAGAAGCTACTACAGCTGAAGACACAACATTAGAGCCAACTACGCCTGAAGCAACTACACCAGAG GCTACTACGGCTGAAGACACAACATTAGAGCCAACTACGCCTGAGGCAACAACACCTGAGGCTACTACACCAGAGGCTACCACGGCTGAAGACACAACATTAGAGCCAACTACACCAGAGGCTACTACACCAGAGGCTACCACGGCTGAAGACACAACATTAGAGCCAACTACGCCTGAGGCAACAACACCTGAGGCTACTACACCAGAGGCTACTACACCAGAGACTAGTACACCAGAGGCTAGTACACCAGAGGCTACTACACCAGAGGCTACCACGGCTGAAGACACAACATTAGAGCCAACTACGCCTGAAGCAACTACACCAGAGACTACCACGGCTGAAAACACAACATTAGAGCCAACTACGCCTGAGGCAACAACACCAGAAGCTACTACAACTGAAGACACAACATTAGAGCCAACTACGCCTGAAGCAACTACACCAGAGGCTACCACGGCTGAAGACATAACATTAGAGCCAACTACGCCTGAGGCAACAACACCAGAAGCTACTACAGCTGAAGACACAACATTAGAGCCAACTACGCCTGAGGCAACAACACCAGAGGCAACCACGGCTGAAGACACAACATTAGAGCCAACTACGCCTGAGGAAACAACACCAGAAGCTACTACAGCTGAAGACACAACATTAGAGCCAACTACGCCTGAGGCAACAACACCAGAAGCTACTACAGCTGAAGACACAACATTAGAGCCAACTACGCCTGAGGCAACAACACCAGAGGCTACTACACCAGAGGCTACCACGGCTGAAAACACAACATTAGAGCCAACTACGCCTGAAGCAACTACACCAGAGGCTACCACGGCTGAAGACACAACATTAGAGCCAACTACGCCTGAGGCAACAACACCTGAGGCTACTACACCAGAGGCTACCACGGCTGAAGACACAACATTAGAGCCAACTACGACTGAAGCAACAGCACCAGAGGCTACTACACCAGAGGCTACCACGGCTGAAGACACAACATTAGAGCCAACTACGCCTGAAGCAACAACACCAGAAGCTACCACGGCTGAAGACACAACATTAGAGCCAACTACGCCTGAGGCATCAACACCAGAGGCTACCACAGCTGAAGACACAACATTGGAGCCAACTACGCCTGAGGCAACAACACCTGAGGCTACTACACCAGAGGCTACCACGGCTGAAGACACAACATTAGAGCCAACTACACCAGAGGCTACTACACCAGAGGCTACCACGGCTGAAGACACAACATTAGAGCCAACTACGCCTGAGGCAACAACACCTGAGGCTACTACACCAGAGGCTACCACGGCTGAAGACACAACATTAGAGCCAACTACGCCTGAAGCAACTACACCAGAGGCTACCACGGCTGAAGACACAACATTGGAGCCAACTACGCCTGAGGCAACAACACCTGAGGCTACTACACCAGAGGCTACCACGGCTGAAGACACAACATTAGAGCCAACTACACCAGAGGCTACTACACCAGAGGCTACCACGGCTGAAGACACAACATTAGAGCCAACTACGCCTGAGGCAACAACACCTGAGGCTACTACACCAGAGGCTACCACGGCTGAAGACACAACATTAGAGCCAACTACGACTGAAGCAACAGCACCAGAGGCTACTACACCAGAGGCTACCACGGCTGAAGACACAACATTAGAGCCAACTACGCCTGAAGCAACTACACCAGAGGCTACCACGGCTGAAGACACAACATTGGAGCCAACTACGCCTGAGGCAACAACACCTGAGGCTACTACACCAGAGGCTACCACGGCTGAAGACACAACATTAGAGCCAACTACACCAGAG GCTACCACGGCTGAAGACACAACATTAGAGCCAACTACGCCTGAAGCAACTACACCAGAGGCTACCACGGCTGAAGACACAACATTAGAGCCAACTACGCCTGAGGCAACAACACCTGAGGCTACTACACCAGAGGCTACCACGGCTGAAGACACAACATTAGAGCCAACTACGACTGAAGCAACAGCACCAGAGGCTACTACACCAGAGGCTACCACGGCTGAAGACACAACATTAGAGCCAACTACGACTGAAGCAACAGCACCAGAGGCTACTACACCAGAGGCTACCACGGCTGAAGACACAACATTAGAGCCAACTACGCCTGAGGCAACTACACCAGAGGCTACCACGGCTGAAGACACAACATTGGAGCCAACTACGCCTGAGGCAACAACACCAGAAGCTACTACAGCTGAAGACACAACATTAGAGCCAACTACGCCTGAAGCAACTACACCAGAGGCTACTACAGCTGAAGACACAACATTAGAGCCAACTACGCCTGAAGCATCAACACCAAGTACCCCATCTACACCTGCACCAATTTGTCCCCCAGGTGTTTTTGGCAATGTACCACATCCCGTTTTGTGTGACTACTATTACAATTGTATTGGAGGAATGGAAGTTTTACTGAGATGTTTAGAAGGCTTTGAGTACGATCACAGTATTAGG GGCTGCTCACGCATTTCCGAAAATGGATGTTTTGCAAGAAAAAATGTTACAACAACAATAGATTATAacacagatacaacaacagaCTACCAACTTATCGACACAACAACAGAATATATAGAATCAACAACATACAGAGAGAATATTTGTCCACCCGGTTTTTCAGGGAATTTGCCACACTCAACAATTTGCAGTCATTATTATCTTTGTGAAGAGGGTGAAGCGATACTGAAGAACTGCGCGAAGGGATTTGAGTACGATGCCGAAATTatg gACTGTGTTCCAATATCAGAGACCGGTTGTTACGCACAGCAAGGTCTAACAACAACAACGGATAACAATAGATTACCCGAGTTATCAACTTACAAGAACGACGAAGAGGACTATATATGTCCACCAATGTTTTCTGGTAATATCGAACATCCAACTTTGTGTGATTCGTATTACACTTGCTTTGCTGGAATGGAATTTTTGATGAATTGCTCTCATGGATTCGAGTTTGACCCAGTTGTTAAG AATTGCGTCCGGATTTCAAAAACTGGTTGTTTCGCAACACGATACAACTTAACATCATCAAcaacaacgacaacgacaccAACTATAACAACAACCGAAAACAATAAAGACAAACCAATATGTCCACCGAACTTCTCAGGAAATGTACCCCACGAAACAAAATGCGATTCTTACTATACTTGCTTTAGTGGATCGGAGTTTTTGATGCAATGTCCCAACggatttgaatttgattcgAATACAAAA GATTGCGTTCGAATATCGGAGACCGGTTGTTTTGCACAACAACGCTTAGCAACAACAACAGACAACAATAGATTACCCGAGCTATCTACTTATAAGAACGATGAAGAGGACTATATATGTCCACCAATGTTTTCTGGTAATATAAAGCATCCATCTTTGTGTGATTCGTATTACACTTGCTTTGCTGGGATGGAGTTTTTGATGAATTGCACTCATGGATTCGAGTTTGACCCAGTTGTTAAG GACTGTGTTCGAATATCAGAGACTGGTTGTTTTGCACAACAAGGCTTAGCCACAACAACggataacaataaattacccGAGTTATCAACTTACAAGAACGATGAAGAGGACTATATATGCCCACCTATGTTTTCTGGTAATATCGAACATCCAAGTTTGTGTGATTCGTATTACACTTGCTTTGCTGGAATGGAGTTTTTGATGAATTGTTCTCATGGATTCGAGTTTGATCCAGCTGTTAAg aaTTGCGTCCGGATCTCGAACACTGGCTGTTTTGCAACACGATACAACTTAACAACAACTACAACGACAACCACAACAACGACACCATCTACAACAACACCCGAAAACAACAAAGTCAAACCAATATGTCCACCGGCTTTCTCAGGAAATATTCCCCACAGAACGAAATGTGATTATTACTATACTTGCTTTAGTGGATCGGAGTTTTTAATGCAGTGTCCCaaagaatttgaatttgatccGAATACAAAA GACTGTGTTCGAATATCAGAGGCTGGTTGTTTCGCACATCAAGATCTAACAACAACAACGGATAACAATAGGTTACCCGAGTTATCAACTTACAAGAACGATGAAGAGGACTATATATGCCCACCTACGTTTTCTGGGAATATCGAACATCCAACTTTATGTGATTCGTATTACACTTGCTTTGCTGGAATGGAGTTTTTGATGAATTGTTCTCATGGATTCGAGTTCGATCCAGTCGTTGAG aattgCGTCCGAGTTTCGAAAACTGGTTGTTTTGCAACACGATACAACTTAAcaacaacgacaacgacatcAACTACAACCGAACACAACAAAGTCACACCAATATGTCCACCGGCTTTCTCAGGAAACATTCCCCACAGAACAAAATGCGATTATTACTATACTTGCTTCAGTGGTTCGGAGTTTTTAATGCAGTGTCCCAACGGATTTGAATTTGATCCCACAACCAAC GAATGTGTAAGGGTAACGCCGAGTGGATGTTTCGCGCGGCAAAATG ATCCAGAAAACATTTGCGCACCAGGTAAATCTGGTCACGTGCCACACCCAGAATTGTGTGACACGTTCTACCTTTGTGCCATGGGTGAACCCCTGAGGCTACATTGCAGCAGAGGATTTGAATTCTCTGCAGAAAATGGG CAATGCGTGGCGATATCTGATGATGGATGCTTTGCGAAAG TGAAACAATCAAAACAGATGCCAATTTGCTCACCAGCTAAATCTGGTAACATACCACATCAAACAAGATGCGACTCGTACTATCACTGTGAAGATGGTGAAGCCACAGAAGTATTTTGTAAAGAAGGATTGGAATTTGACCCAGAAACTAAG caATGCGCGCTCATTTCGGAGAACGGCTGCACAGCTCGCAAGTAG